The following are from one region of the Nicotiana tomentosiformis chromosome 7, ASM39032v3, whole genome shotgun sequence genome:
- the LOC104088377 gene encoding ethylene-overproduction protein 1-like isoform X2: protein MSTCTDSNEERNIWKSRFVSLIRRYSLELSHTMRGRGFKLKDRCKTTQVHPSETSTSNPFPFPFPISKLHFPTINSILQESAFLPYGLPRTDSFEPPVELCLKSVDFVESLAELYRKIQMTQDFDKSLVYLEQYALLCSLGDPKLLRRCLQSARLHAVDVHSKVVLSAWLRFERREDELVGSSALDCIGRVVECPNAALLHGYDPNSVFDHCLCSNEISHFGNNFLSSESQEDGVVCFCIGNEEVNCIRGKIAALSAPLKSMLYGNFIESDKQRIDFTHVGISADGMRAVDFFTRTRRLDSCSPNLLLELLSFANRFCCEEMKSACDCYLASLLSDIDEALVLIDYALEERAHLLVASCLQLMLRELPGYLYNPRVLNTFCSSEARERLATVGQASFLLYYFLSQVAIEDNMMSKVTVMLLERLKECASERWQKALALHQLGCVLLERKDYKEAQHCFEMAIEAGNIYSIVGVARTKLKQGQRFLAYELINDIITKYKPTGWMYQERSLYSLGKQKILDVNDATRLDPTLSFPYKYRAIAMVEDSQIEAAVAEINRIVDFKVSPDCIELRAWCFIALEDYQSAIRDIRALLTLDPNFMMFRGKMRADHLVELLSQHVQPWSPADCWMQLYDRWSFVDDIGSLAVIHQMLINDPGRSVLRFRQSLLLLRLNCQKAAMRSLRLARNHSTSKYEKLVYEGWILYDTGHREEALAKAEESISIQRSFEAFFLKAYALADTTLDSESSSYVIQLLEEALKCPSDGLRKGQALNNLGSIYVDCNKLDLAADCYVSALEIKHTRAHQGLARAYHLKNDRKAAYEEMTKLIDKAQNKASAYEKRSEYCDRDMASNDLSMATQLDPLRTYPYRYRAAGNLLFSWSNCRELLFLWHVNYSLNQPVPRRCLENINC, encoded by the exons ATGTCTACTTGTACAGACAGTAATGAAGAGAGAAACATTTGGAAATCAAGATTTGTGAGTCTCATCCGTCGCTACTCCCTCGAACTCTCTCACACTATGCGGGGCAGGGGCTTCAAGCTCAAAGACCGTTGTAAGACTACTCAAGTCCATCCTTCTGAAACTTCCACTAGCAacccttttccttttccttttcctatttCCAAGCTCCACTTCCCTACAATCAACTCCATTTTGCAAGAATCGGCTTTTCTTCCCTATGGTCTTCCAAGAACCGATTCTTTTGAGCCCCCAGTTGAGCTTTGTCTCAAATCTGTTGATTTTGTTGAATCTTTGGCTGAGCTTTACCGCAAAATCCAGATGACCCAAGATTTTGATAAATCTTTGGTTTATTTAGAGCAGTATGCGCTCTTGTGCAGCCTTGGTGATCCAAAGTTGCTGCGAAGGTGTCTTCAATCGGCTCGTCTACATGCGGTTGATGTGCATTCCAAGGTGGTTTTGTCAGCTTGGTTGAGGTTTGAAAGGAGAGAGGATGAGTTAGTTGGATCATCAGCTTTGGATTGTATTGGAAGAGTTGTTGAATGCCCCAACGCTGCTTTGCTACATGGCTATGATCCCAATTCTGTTTTTGATCATTGCCTATGTTCTAATGAGATCTCTCATTTTGGGAATAATTTCCTCAGCTCAGAATCACAAGAGGATGGGGTTGTTTGCTTCTGCATAGGCAATGAGGAAGTCAACTGTATTCGAGGTAAAATTGCAGCTCTCTCTGCTCCATTAAAATCAATGTTGTATGGTAATTTCATTGAGTCTGATAAGCAAAGAATTGATTTTACACACGTTGGTATATCTGCGGACGGAATGAGAGCTGTAGATTTCTTTACTAGGACTAGAAGATTAGATTCTTGCTCACCCAATCTACTTCTGGAGCTTCTTTCATTTGCAAATAGATTCTGTTGTGAGGAAATGAAATCTGCTTGTGATTGTTACTTGGCGTCTTTGCTTTCCGATATCGATGAGGCATTGGTTCTTATTGATTATGCTCTGGAGGAGAGAGCACATCTGCTCGTGGCGTCTTGCTTGCAGCTGATGCTTCGAGAGCTTCCAGGTTATTTATATAATCCAAGGGTTCTCAACACATTTTGTAGCTCTGAGGCTAGGGAGAGACTCGCCACAGTTGGGCAAGCTTCTTTTCTGTTATATTATTTCCTTAGCCAGGTAGCAATCGAAGATAACATGATGTCCAAAGTTACAGTTATGTTGTTGGAGAGATTAAAGGAGTGTGCTAGCGAAAGATGGCAGAAGGCACTCGCTTTGCATCAACTGGGTTGTGTATTGCTTGAAAGGAAGGATTACAAAGAAGCTCAACATTGTTTTGAGATGGCAATTGAGGCTGGTAACATTTATTCAATAGTAGGTGTTGCACGAACTAAACTCAAGCAGGGGCAGAGGTTTTTAGCTTATGAGCTAATTAATGATATTATTACAAAGTATAAACCTACGGGGTGGATGTACCAAGAGAGGTCTTTGTACAGCTTAGGCAAACAAAAGATTTTGGATGTTAATGATGCCACCAGATTGGATCCTACCCTTTCTTTTCCATACAAATACAGAGCCATTGCAATGGTAGAAGACAGCCAGATTGAGGCTGCTGTCGCAGAGATAAATAGGATTGTTGATTTTAAGGTCTCTCCAGACTGCATTGAATTGCGGGCTTGGTGCTTTATTGCACTTGAAGATTACCAATCTGCTATAAGAGATATCCGTGCATTGTTGACTCTAGACCCGAACTTTATGATGTTTCGTGGGAAAATGAGAGCTGACCACCTGGTGGAGCTCCTCAGTCAGCACGTTCAACCATGGAGTCCTGCAGATTGCTGGATGCAACTCTATGATCGATGGTCATTTGTTGATGATATTGGTTCATTGGCTGTTATACATCAGATGCTCATAAATGATCCTGGGAGGAGTGTCCTGCGCTTCAGGCAATCTCTTCTCCTGTTGCG GTTGAATTGTCAAAAAGCCGCAATGCGCAGTTTGCGCCTGGCCCGGAATCATTCCACCTCCAAATATGAAAAGCTTGTGTATGAAGGATGGATATTATATGACACTGGACATCGTGAAGAAGCACTTGCCAAAGCTGAGGAATCGATTTCTATCCAAAGGTCATTCGAGGCCTTTTTCCTTAAAGCATATGCTCTAGCCGATACAACTCTGGATTCTGAATCTTCATCTTATGTCATCCAACTGTTGGAGGAAGCACTTAAATGTCCTTCAGATGGTCTTCGCAAAGGACAA GCATTAAATAATCTAGGAAGTATTTACGTGGATTGCAATAAGCTGGACCTTGCAGCAGATTGCTATGTTAGTGCCCTCGAGATAAAGCACACAAGAGCTCATCAAGGGCTAGCGCGTGCATATCATCTCAAAAATGATAGGAAAGCTGCTTATGAGGAAATGACAAAGCTGATAGACAAGGCTCAGAACAAGGCATCAGCTTATGAGAAAAGGTCAGAGTATTGTGATCGCGACATGGCAAGTAATGATCTCAGCATGGCTACACAGTTGGATCCTCTAAGGACATACCCATATAGATACAGGGCTGCAG GCAACTTATTGTTCTCATGGAGCAACTGCAGAGAGCTCCTCTTCCTTTGGCACGTAAATTATTCTTTGAATCAACCGGTACCAAGAAGATGCTTAGAGAATATAAACTGTTGA
- the LOC104088377 gene encoding ethylene-overproduction protein 1-like isoform X1: MSTCTDSNEERNIWKSRFVSLIRRYSLELSHTMRGRGFKLKDRCKTTQVHPSETSTSNPFPFPFPISKLHFPTINSILQESAFLPYGLPRTDSFEPPVELCLKSVDFVESLAELYRKIQMTQDFDKSLVYLEQYALLCSLGDPKLLRRCLQSARLHAVDVHSKVVLSAWLRFERREDELVGSSALDCIGRVVECPNAALLHGYDPNSVFDHCLCSNEISHFGNNFLSSESQEDGVVCFCIGNEEVNCIRGKIAALSAPLKSMLYGNFIESDKQRIDFTHVGISADGMRAVDFFTRTRRLDSCSPNLLLELLSFANRFCCEEMKSACDCYLASLLSDIDEALVLIDYALEERAHLLVASCLQLMLRELPGYLYNPRVLNTFCSSEARERLATVGQASFLLYYFLSQVAIEDNMMSKVTVMLLERLKECASERWQKALALHQLGCVLLERKDYKEAQHCFEMAIEAGNIYSIVGVARTKLKQGQRFLAYELINDIITKYKPTGWMYQERSLYSLGKQKILDVNDATRLDPTLSFPYKYRAIAMVEDSQIEAAVAEINRIVDFKVSPDCIELRAWCFIALEDYQSAIRDIRALLTLDPNFMMFRGKMRADHLVELLSQHVQPWSPADCWMQLYDRWSFVDDIGSLAVIHQMLINDPGRSVLRFRQSLLLLRLNCQKAAMRSLRLARNHSTSKYEKLVYEGWILYDTGHREEALAKAEESISIQRSFEAFFLKAYALADTTLDSESSSYVIQLLEEALKCPSDGLRKGQALNNLGSIYVDCNKLDLAADCYVSALEIKHTRAHQGLARAYHLKNDRKAAYEEMTKLIDKAQNKASAYEKRSEYCDRDMASNDLSMATQLDPLRTYPYRYRAAVLMDDQRETEAVEELTGAISFKPDLQMLNLRAAFHESMTDFSRALQDCEAALCLDSNHKDTLDLYSRTRIQARQNT, from the exons ATGTCTACTTGTACAGACAGTAATGAAGAGAGAAACATTTGGAAATCAAGATTTGTGAGTCTCATCCGTCGCTACTCCCTCGAACTCTCTCACACTATGCGGGGCAGGGGCTTCAAGCTCAAAGACCGTTGTAAGACTACTCAAGTCCATCCTTCTGAAACTTCCACTAGCAacccttttccttttccttttcctatttCCAAGCTCCACTTCCCTACAATCAACTCCATTTTGCAAGAATCGGCTTTTCTTCCCTATGGTCTTCCAAGAACCGATTCTTTTGAGCCCCCAGTTGAGCTTTGTCTCAAATCTGTTGATTTTGTTGAATCTTTGGCTGAGCTTTACCGCAAAATCCAGATGACCCAAGATTTTGATAAATCTTTGGTTTATTTAGAGCAGTATGCGCTCTTGTGCAGCCTTGGTGATCCAAAGTTGCTGCGAAGGTGTCTTCAATCGGCTCGTCTACATGCGGTTGATGTGCATTCCAAGGTGGTTTTGTCAGCTTGGTTGAGGTTTGAAAGGAGAGAGGATGAGTTAGTTGGATCATCAGCTTTGGATTGTATTGGAAGAGTTGTTGAATGCCCCAACGCTGCTTTGCTACATGGCTATGATCCCAATTCTGTTTTTGATCATTGCCTATGTTCTAATGAGATCTCTCATTTTGGGAATAATTTCCTCAGCTCAGAATCACAAGAGGATGGGGTTGTTTGCTTCTGCATAGGCAATGAGGAAGTCAACTGTATTCGAGGTAAAATTGCAGCTCTCTCTGCTCCATTAAAATCAATGTTGTATGGTAATTTCATTGAGTCTGATAAGCAAAGAATTGATTTTACACACGTTGGTATATCTGCGGACGGAATGAGAGCTGTAGATTTCTTTACTAGGACTAGAAGATTAGATTCTTGCTCACCCAATCTACTTCTGGAGCTTCTTTCATTTGCAAATAGATTCTGTTGTGAGGAAATGAAATCTGCTTGTGATTGTTACTTGGCGTCTTTGCTTTCCGATATCGATGAGGCATTGGTTCTTATTGATTATGCTCTGGAGGAGAGAGCACATCTGCTCGTGGCGTCTTGCTTGCAGCTGATGCTTCGAGAGCTTCCAGGTTATTTATATAATCCAAGGGTTCTCAACACATTTTGTAGCTCTGAGGCTAGGGAGAGACTCGCCACAGTTGGGCAAGCTTCTTTTCTGTTATATTATTTCCTTAGCCAGGTAGCAATCGAAGATAACATGATGTCCAAAGTTACAGTTATGTTGTTGGAGAGATTAAAGGAGTGTGCTAGCGAAAGATGGCAGAAGGCACTCGCTTTGCATCAACTGGGTTGTGTATTGCTTGAAAGGAAGGATTACAAAGAAGCTCAACATTGTTTTGAGATGGCAATTGAGGCTGGTAACATTTATTCAATAGTAGGTGTTGCACGAACTAAACTCAAGCAGGGGCAGAGGTTTTTAGCTTATGAGCTAATTAATGATATTATTACAAAGTATAAACCTACGGGGTGGATGTACCAAGAGAGGTCTTTGTACAGCTTAGGCAAACAAAAGATTTTGGATGTTAATGATGCCACCAGATTGGATCCTACCCTTTCTTTTCCATACAAATACAGAGCCATTGCAATGGTAGAAGACAGCCAGATTGAGGCTGCTGTCGCAGAGATAAATAGGATTGTTGATTTTAAGGTCTCTCCAGACTGCATTGAATTGCGGGCTTGGTGCTTTATTGCACTTGAAGATTACCAATCTGCTATAAGAGATATCCGTGCATTGTTGACTCTAGACCCGAACTTTATGATGTTTCGTGGGAAAATGAGAGCTGACCACCTGGTGGAGCTCCTCAGTCAGCACGTTCAACCATGGAGTCCTGCAGATTGCTGGATGCAACTCTATGATCGATGGTCATTTGTTGATGATATTGGTTCATTGGCTGTTATACATCAGATGCTCATAAATGATCCTGGGAGGAGTGTCCTGCGCTTCAGGCAATCTCTTCTCCTGTTGCG GTTGAATTGTCAAAAAGCCGCAATGCGCAGTTTGCGCCTGGCCCGGAATCATTCCACCTCCAAATATGAAAAGCTTGTGTATGAAGGATGGATATTATATGACACTGGACATCGTGAAGAAGCACTTGCCAAAGCTGAGGAATCGATTTCTATCCAAAGGTCATTCGAGGCCTTTTTCCTTAAAGCATATGCTCTAGCCGATACAACTCTGGATTCTGAATCTTCATCTTATGTCATCCAACTGTTGGAGGAAGCACTTAAATGTCCTTCAGATGGTCTTCGCAAAGGACAA GCATTAAATAATCTAGGAAGTATTTACGTGGATTGCAATAAGCTGGACCTTGCAGCAGATTGCTATGTTAGTGCCCTCGAGATAAAGCACACAAGAGCTCATCAAGGGCTAGCGCGTGCATATCATCTCAAAAATGATAGGAAAGCTGCTTATGAGGAAATGACAAAGCTGATAGACAAGGCTCAGAACAAGGCATCAGCTTATGAGAAAAGGTCAGAGTATTGTGATCGCGACATGGCAAGTAATGATCTCAGCATGGCTACACAGTTGGATCCTCTAAGGACATACCCATATAGATACAGGGCTGCAG